The sequence ACCAAGTGGAAGATAAACCATGCAGCTAAACATATTAGAACCTGTTTTAAGATAATTATAAAAAACATTAAATTCTTTTTTTTCTGCATCATTTCGTAACAGTGACAGCATTCTGTCTTTAAACTGCTCAAGAGGACATTTAACCGGTGCTGTACACTGATTACCTCTGTACATATATATAGTAAATATATCTGTATACGAGTTATAATCGAACAAATAATTACGATACACTGAAAGCAGTGTTCTGTATTTATTAATATTATCAAGACCCATAAGATATCTGCTCTCAACCGCTGACAAAAAGAAACATCTTATTTCAAGAATATTCTCACCTGAAAGCACCTTGCCATTATTAAAAATGTACATGTCTGACCAATAATATTCACCAATTCCATTTCTTAACAGAATTATAATTCTGCTATTCTCTCCTGGTTTTAATGATTCAAATGTTGTCTTAAAATCCTTCAGCTGATCAGGATGCACAATATCCAGAAAATTAATTCCAACCAGCTTCTCCACAAAATGATAAAAATGCTCATCCGCATTAATTACTTCATAATTTCTTCTAATTAAGATATCGCAATAAGCAACACAATTTTCTTTTCCAAAATGATTTTCTGATATAATCATATCCCCAATCTCCGTCCATAAAATGTTATGTATATTTTAACATGAATGCATTTAATTATCTAGGACAAATTGTAATTATTGATAAATTATTGGCAAATATATATTGCCTTGAAAAAAATGTTTTAAAAATGTATTCTATATATACATAAAGAAAATAACATATTTACAAGGTGATTATTATGAATACAGATATTAAACTTGTGGCTCTTGATTTAGACAGGACAACTCTTAATTCAGAAAGCCATCTATCAGAAGTAAACAGACAGGCATTAATCGATGCCATAAGCAACGGAGTGCATGTATGTATCGCAAGCGGACGTGCATTTGACACACTGCCTGAGGATATCATATCAGTTCCTGGAATTGAATATGCAATAACCAGCAACGGTGCAGCAATTTACAGAATTGCAGGTAAGGAATGTCTTAAATCATATCTTCTAACTCCATCGTCAGTAAAGACAATCCTTAACCTTACAGCCAATGACACAGTTACATATGAAGCATTTATAAAAGGACAGGCCTTCGCTTCAACAGAGTATATCAGACACCCTGAAAAATACGGTGCTACAGAACACTCACTTGCCTATGTTAAGAAAACAAGAATCCTAAAAGATGATATTAAAGACTTTATACTTGAACACTGTCATGAACTGGACAGTTTAGATATAGTAGTCGGCAACGAAGAATTAAAGAAAAACATAATGGACAGAATACGCAATGCAACTGACGAAGTGTACATGACAAGTTCTATCAGCCAGCTTCTTGAGATATCATATAAAGACGCCGGCAAAAAATCAGGTGTTAAGTTCTTAACAGAATACCTCGGTCTGTCCCGTGAAAATGTAGCCGCCTTCGGTGACGCAGACAACGACACAGACATGATAGAATACGCCGGAACCGGTATCGCAATGGAAAACGCCGCCCCTCACCTGAAACAAATAGCCGACCACATAACCCTCCACCACGATAAAGACGGCGTAGCATACGCATTCCGCAATATACTTAATATATGTTAATTTCAAGGTTGAAATGCGTCTGCAAAATGTGTAAAATACTATGAGATTTATTTAGCAATATAAGGAGATTAATAATGAACGAGCAGGATTGTAAGAAATTAGCAGAACTCTTATTCCCTGATGTGGATAAGACACCTGATTATTATGAGGAGAAATACCCATATAGAAAACTTCCTAATAAGGCAGAAGTAACAAGATTAGGTCCAAGCCCTACAGGCTTTATCCATCTTGGCAATCTCTACAGTGCTTTAGCTGATGAGAGAATCGCACACAAGAATGGTGGTGTATTCTACTTAAGAATTGAAGATACTGATGCCAAGAGAACTGTTGAAGGTGCTGTTGACCTTGTAATCAATTCTTTAAGATATTTTGATATTGAATTTGATGAAGGAGCAGGCTTCCCGGATTCTGACCCGGTTAATGCATACGGACCATATTATCAGACACAGAGAGTTGATATCTATCATACATTTGCAAAGGAACTTGTACTTAAAGGTCTTGCTTACCCTTGCTTCTGTACAGAGGAAGAGCTTGAGGCTGTAAGATTACAGCAGGAGACTGATAAGGTTCTTACTGGATATTATGGCAAATATGCTGTATGCCGTGACCTTTCTTTAGAGACTATCGAGGAAAATCTTAAGGCAGGAAAGCCTTATGTATTAAGACTTCGTTCACAGGGAAGTCCTGAGAATGAAATCACATTTACAGACAGCATTAAGGGAGAGATTAAGCTTCCAGAGAATATCCATGATGTAGTTCTTCTTAAGAAAGATGGTATTCCAACATATCATTTTGCACACGCAATTGATGACCACTTTATGAGAACTACTACAGTTGTACGTGGCGGTGAATGGCTTGCATCTGTTCCAATCCACTATGAATTATTCCATGTATTAGGCTTTAAGATGCCAAAATATGCACATACAGCACACCTTATGAAGTTTGATGAGGAGACTGGCGGAAAGAGAAAGTTATCTAAGAGAAAAGATCCGGAGCTTTCACTTGATTACTACAGAAAAGACGGATATCATCCATACACAATGAAGGTCTATCTTCTTACACTCCTTAACTCTAACTTTGAGGAATGGCATGAGAAGTTCCCTGACAAGGATATCAATGAATTCCCATTCTCAGTAGATAAGATGAGTGTTTCAGGTGCCTTATTTGATAAAGAAAAGCTTCATAACATCTGTAAGAATGAGCTTTCCAAGTTATCAGAGGATGATTTATATGAATTCCTTCACAACTGGGCATTAGAGAATGAACCTGAGATGGAAAAGGTATGGTTTGCTGACAAAGAGAAGTTACTTGCTATATTAAGACTTTACATGGGTGTTGGTGCTAAGAGAAGAAGAAAAGACTTCATGTATGCTAAGCAGATATTTGAACTTATCAGCTTCTTCTTTGATGGCGAGTCTGGTGAAAGAGATGAATTCAGATTAGTTGATGACGAGGTTAAGGCTATTCTTAATGATTACCTTGCAGCTTATGACCATAATGATGATAACAGCATGTGGTTTAACAAGCTTAAGGAAATAGCTGACAAGAACGGCTATGCTTCTGATATGAAGGCTTACAAGGCTAATCCGGAGAACTTCAAGGGTAATGTATCAGACGTTGCAGAGGTTGTAAGAATTGCTGTAACCGGCAGAGCTAATACACCTGATTTATGGACTATCGTTCATATCATGGGCGAAGAGCAGATGAAAGAGCGTATAAGCCGTTTCCTTTAATTAATACTAGTTTATAAGTCAACATAATAAGGAGGCTATGTAATATGTATGACCTTATGATAATCGGCAGCGGACCTGCGGGAATATCTGCTGCACTCACTGCTAAAGCAAGAAATCTTAACTTTATATGGTTTGGTTCAAGAGCACTAAGCACTAAGATAGAGAAAGCCGAGAAAATCATGAATTATCCTGGACTTCCTGCTGTTACAGGAAGCGAAATGCAGTCTGTGTTCTTAAAGCAGATTGACGACTGTGGCATTACTATAACAGAGTCACAGGTTAATTCCATATATGACTGCGGCGGTTATTTTGCAGCCGGTGCTGATAATGAGATATATGAAGCCAAAGCTGTCATAATGACTGTTGGTATGACAACAACAAGAGAGATTGAAGGTGAAGCAAGGCTTTTAGGTTGTGGCGTAAGTTATTGTGCTACATGTGATGGAGCATTATATAAGAATAAGGATATTGCTGTTATATGTGCATCACCTAAATTCGAGGATGAAGTAACATTTTTAGCAGGACTTGCTAATCATATATATCTTTTCACACCTTATAAGGAAACCACGTTACAATATGATAACATAACGCATTTTAACGGACTTCCTGCAAGTGTTGACGGAGATAAGAAGGTTGCTTCAGTAACTTTCAAGGGAGAAGCTATCCCTGTAAGCGGAGCTTTCTTCTTAAAGGATTCTATCAATCCGGGTGTATTATTATCAGGACTTGATATGGCTGGTGGACATATTATTGTTGACAGAACTCAGATGACTAACATTGATGGTGTATATGCAGCAGGTGACTGTACAGGCAGACCTTATCAGTATGCCAAGGCTGTTGGTGAAGGAAATGTTGCTGTACACAGCGTACTTGAATATCTTAAAGAACATAAAGATAATTAGTTTAACAGGAGACAATTAATAATGGGCGAGATATGGGATATCTATGATGTCGATAAACAACTTACAGGCCGTACTATGAAACGTAATGACTGGAACATGAAAGATGGGGACTATCACCTGACTGTTCTTGGCATAATCAAAAGACCTGATAATACATTTTTAATAACACAGAGAGTCTTAACTAAAGCATGGGCACCGGGGCACTGGGAAGTCTCAGGCGGTGCATGCCAGGCTGGAGAGACATCTTTTCAGGCTGTCTGCCGTGAAGTATTAGAAGAAACCGGCGTTGATGTATCACAGGCTGATGGCGGCTTTGAATTTTCTTACAGAAGAGATAATCCTGAAGAAAAGGATAATTATTTTGTTGATATCTATAAGTTTAACATGGATATTACAGAAGCAGATATACATTTACAGACAGAAGAAACTGCCGGTTTCAGATTTGCTACAGCAGACGAAATCAAGGCTATCGCTGACAGGGGAGAATTTCTTCATTACGACAGCATAAGGAAGGTTTTTGAATAATTAATTTAAAGACAGGGAGTTTTATATGCTGAAATATCTTAAAAAATACTGGCTTTTTGCCATTCTTGCACCTTTATTCATGGTGGGCGAGGTTCTTGCGGACCTCGTTCAGCCTCGTTTAATGAGCACCATCGTGGATGAAGGTGTTTTAGGTTTATCAAATAACGGTGTTGGGAATCTGAATCTTGTACTTACCGAAGGACTTAAGATGATAATATTCGTAATTCTTGGCGGATTATCTGGTATCTTATGTGGTGTGTGTTCTAATATTGCATCACAGAATTTCGGTAATGATCTAAGAAAAGACGCATTCAAAAAGATTATGTCATTCTCATTCGAACAGACTGACAAATTCTCTACAGGTTCGCTTATCACGCGAATTACCAACGATATAACACAGCTTCAGAATTTCATACAGATGAGCATGCGTGGTTTTATAAGGACATTTATGCTTTTTGCTGGCGGCATAATATGCATGTTATCCCTTAACTTAAGCTTTGGTGCAGTAATCGCGTGCGCCCTGCCGCTTGTAACCATATGTGTTATATATTTTCTTTCTAAAGCTAATCCACTTTTTTCCAAGCTTCAGCAGAAGCTCGACAATGTTAATAATGTGATGCAGGAAAATGTATCAGGCTTCCGTGTTGTCAAAGCATATGTTAAAGAAGATTACGAAAAAGAACGGTTCGGAAAATCCAATGACGACCTTGTAAATACTCAGCTTAATGTGCTGATGATTTTCTCATATATGCAGCCAATTATGAATATTATTCTCAACCTGTCTGTAGTTGCAGTTATCAAGGTCGGTGGTATTCAGGTTTCCAGCGGTTCTGTTACACCAGGTAATGTCATGGCAGCAATTACATATGTCACGCAGTCACTTAATGCGGTTATGCGAATGACTAATATGTTCCAGACTGCTTCAAGAGGTATTGCTTCAGGCAGACGAATTAATGAGGTGCTTGCCTGCGAGCCTTCTATCAAAAACGGTTCATTTGACGGAAAACCTTCAGTTAAGGGTAAGATTGAATTTAAAAATGTAACATTTGCATATCCATTAACTGGCGATAAGAAGATTCTTGATAATATTAATCTTGTTATCAATCCCGGCGAAACTATCGGTATTCTTGGTGAAACCGGCTGCGGTAAAACAAGTCTTATTAACCTGATTCCAAGATTCTATGATGTATGCGAAGGAAGCGTGCTTGTTGATGATATTGATGTAAGGGAATATAACCTTAAGAATCTGCGTGAGCGTATATCTGTCGCTCTGCAGAAAAGTGAAATATTCCAGAGCACAATTAAAGAGAACATCCAGTGGGGCCGTGAAAACGCAACTGAAAATGACATTGCAAATGCAGCTTCTATCGCACAGGCTATGGAATTTATCAGCACTTCAGCAGATGGATTTGACACTCTTGTAACACAACAGGGAACGAGTCTTTCCGGCGGTCAGAAGCAGAGAGTTGCCATAAGCCGTACAATTCTTAAACAGGCAGAGATTATTATATTTGATGATGCAACAAGTGCACTTGACTTAAAGACAGAAGCTAATCTGTATTCAATGCTTAAAAATGCATATCCGGACACTACTAAGATTATTATTGCACAGCGAATTGCCTCTGTTAAAGATGCTGACAGAATTGTAATTCTTGATGACGGACATATAAGTGCTGTCGGTACTCATGAGGAGCTGCTGAAAAACAGTGCTATATATCAGGATATATATAATTCGCAGTTGAATAAGAAGTAGGCTTTACAAAATGTAAGTTAGAATCTAATCAAGGAGATAGAAATATTATGGCTGAGGATAAGAATACTTCACAAGTTAATATGAAAATTCCCGGCATGAAGGGAGGACCTAGAAACAGGGGGGCAGCTGTCGAAAAGCCTGTCAACGGCAAGGAAACATTTATGCGCCTTATGCAGTATTTTGCTAAAGAAATACCTGTGATTATCGCTCTTTTCATCGCTGTAGTTGTAATGGTTGTATGCTCTGTCTATGCTCCAAAGCTTCAGAGTCAGGCAATTGATTATATTTCTTTAAGAAAATTTAATAATTTAAACCATATACTTATTTTCATGTTGGTGGTATACATAATATACAGTATATGTACATTTATACAGACAAGACTAAGTGCCATATTAAGCCAGAGAATTGTAAAGCATATGAGACAGGATCTTTTTGATAAGATTGTCGGCATGTCTGTCAAGTATCTTGACCAGCATTCACATGGCGACATTATGAGCCGGATGACTAATGATGTTGAGAATATCTCCAACACTGTATCACAGTCCATGAGTTCGTTATTCTCAGGTGTTCTCACTATTATTGGAACTGTCATTATGATGGTTGCTTTATCCCCACAGCTTGCATTATGTTCCTGCACAACAGTAATTCTTACTATATTTGCAACTAAGAATTTGTCTAAAGCTATGAGAAAATTCTATTCCAGACGACAGGTTCTTTTAGGCCAGCTTAATGGAACTGTTGAGGAGATGGTCACTGGTATCAAGACTGTTACAGCATTTGACAGACAGGAAAATGTATGCGGTGATTTTGATAAAACTTCCGACGAACTGACTAAGGTTGGTATTAAAGCTGAGATTCTTGGTGGTTCTATGGGACCTGTTATGAATGTCATTAACAATATCGGCTTTGTCATTATTGCCGCAGCCGGAGGATATTTTGCAATTAAAGGATATGTATCTATCGGTGTAATATCAGCATTTATCGTATATGCCAAGCAGTTTGGCAGACCTATTGACGAGCTTGCCAATATATGGGGTCAGATTCAGACTGCAATAGCCGGTGCTGAGCGAGTATTTGCTGTTCTTGATGAACCTTCCGAGGACAAATCAGGTGAATTTACAATGGATAATTCTACCGGCAACATTGAATTTAACCATGTTGATTTCTCTTATATTCCGGGGAAACAAGTATTACATGATTTCAACCTTAAGGTTAAAGCAGGACAGAAGGTTGCACTTGTAGGAAGCACCGGTAGCGGCAAGACTACTGTTGTCAATCTTCTTATGAGATTCTACGATATTGACAACGGCAGTATAACCATTGATGGTGTTAATATTAAAGATATCGACTGTGAGAATCTTAGGAAGAATACTGCAATTGTTTTACAGGATACTGTTCTTTTTGCCGACACTGTAAAGAATAATCTTCTATATTCAAGACAGGATGCAACAGATACTGAAATCATTGCTGCTGCAAAGAAGGCTAACTGCCATAATATGATTATGCATCTTCCTGATGGATATGATTCCATGCTCGCCAAAGATGGACAGAATCTGTCACAGGGACAACGCCAGTTACTATCAATTGCAAGAGCATTTGTTGCCAGTCCTAAGATTCTTATACTCGATGAAGCAACCTCAAGTGTTGATACACGAACAGAAAAA is a genomic window of [Eubacterium] eligens ATCC 27750 containing:
- a CDS encoding Cof-type HAD-IIB family hydrolase — protein: MNTDIKLVALDLDRTTLNSESHLSEVNRQALIDAISNGVHVCIASGRAFDTLPEDIISVPGIEYAITSNGAAIYRIAGKECLKSYLLTPSSVKTILNLTANDTVTYEAFIKGQAFASTEYIRHPEKYGATEHSLAYVKKTRILKDDIKDFILEHCHELDSLDIVVGNEELKKNIMDRIRNATDEVYMTSSISQLLEISYKDAGKKSGVKFLTEYLGLSRENVAAFGDADNDTDMIEYAGTGIAMENAAPHLKQIADHITLHHDKDGVAYAFRNILNIC
- the gltX gene encoding glutamate--tRNA ligase codes for the protein MNEQDCKKLAELLFPDVDKTPDYYEEKYPYRKLPNKAEVTRLGPSPTGFIHLGNLYSALADERIAHKNGGVFYLRIEDTDAKRTVEGAVDLVINSLRYFDIEFDEGAGFPDSDPVNAYGPYYQTQRVDIYHTFAKELVLKGLAYPCFCTEEELEAVRLQQETDKVLTGYYGKYAVCRDLSLETIEENLKAGKPYVLRLRSQGSPENEITFTDSIKGEIKLPENIHDVVLLKKDGIPTYHFAHAIDDHFMRTTTVVRGGEWLASVPIHYELFHVLGFKMPKYAHTAHLMKFDEETGGKRKLSKRKDPELSLDYYRKDGYHPYTMKVYLLTLLNSNFEEWHEKFPDKDINEFPFSVDKMSVSGALFDKEKLHNICKNELSKLSEDDLYEFLHNWALENEPEMEKVWFADKEKLLAILRLYMGVGAKRRRKDFMYAKQIFELISFFFDGESGERDEFRLVDDEVKAILNDYLAAYDHNDDNSMWFNKLKEIADKNGYASDMKAYKANPENFKGNVSDVAEVVRIAVTGRANTPDLWTIVHIMGEEQMKERISRFL
- a CDS encoding NAD(P)/FAD-dependent oxidoreductase produces the protein MYDLMIIGSGPAGISAALTAKARNLNFIWFGSRALSTKIEKAEKIMNYPGLPAVTGSEMQSVFLKQIDDCGITITESQVNSIYDCGGYFAAGADNEIYEAKAVIMTVGMTTTREIEGEARLLGCGVSYCATCDGALYKNKDIAVICASPKFEDEVTFLAGLANHIYLFTPYKETTLQYDNITHFNGLPASVDGDKKVASVTFKGEAIPVSGAFFLKDSINPGVLLSGLDMAGGHIIVDRTQMTNIDGVYAAGDCTGRPYQYAKAVGEGNVAVHSVLEYLKEHKDN
- a CDS encoding NUDIX hydrolase translates to MGEIWDIYDVDKQLTGRTMKRNDWNMKDGDYHLTVLGIIKRPDNTFLITQRVLTKAWAPGHWEVSGGACQAGETSFQAVCREVLEETGVDVSQADGGFEFSYRRDNPEEKDNYFVDIYKFNMDITEADIHLQTEETAGFRFATADEIKAIADRGEFLHYDSIRKVFE
- a CDS encoding ABC transporter ATP-binding protein, which produces MLKYLKKYWLFAILAPLFMVGEVLADLVQPRLMSTIVDEGVLGLSNNGVGNLNLVLTEGLKMIIFVILGGLSGILCGVCSNIASQNFGNDLRKDAFKKIMSFSFEQTDKFSTGSLITRITNDITQLQNFIQMSMRGFIRTFMLFAGGIICMLSLNLSFGAVIACALPLVTICVIYFLSKANPLFSKLQQKLDNVNNVMQENVSGFRVVKAYVKEDYEKERFGKSNDDLVNTQLNVLMIFSYMQPIMNIILNLSVVAVIKVGGIQVSSGSVTPGNVMAAITYVTQSLNAVMRMTNMFQTASRGIASGRRINEVLACEPSIKNGSFDGKPSVKGKIEFKNVTFAYPLTGDKKILDNINLVINPGETIGILGETGCGKTSLINLIPRFYDVCEGSVLVDDIDVREYNLKNLRERISVALQKSEIFQSTIKENIQWGRENATENDIANAASIAQAMEFISTSADGFDTLVTQQGTSLSGGQKQRVAISRTILKQAEIIIFDDATSALDLKTEANLYSMLKNAYPDTTKIIIAQRIASVKDADRIVILDDGHISAVGTHEELLKNSAIYQDIYNSQLNKK
- a CDS encoding ABC transporter ATP-binding protein, whose amino-acid sequence is MAEDKNTSQVNMKIPGMKGGPRNRGAAVEKPVNGKETFMRLMQYFAKEIPVIIALFIAVVVMVVCSVYAPKLQSQAIDYISLRKFNNLNHILIFMLVVYIIYSICTFIQTRLSAILSQRIVKHMRQDLFDKIVGMSVKYLDQHSHGDIMSRMTNDVENISNTVSQSMSSLFSGVLTIIGTVIMMVALSPQLALCSCTTVILTIFATKNLSKAMRKFYSRRQVLLGQLNGTVEEMVTGIKTVTAFDRQENVCGDFDKTSDELTKVGIKAEILGGSMGPVMNVINNIGFVIIAAAGGYFAIKGYVSIGVISAFIVYAKQFGRPIDELANIWGQIQTAIAGAERVFAVLDEPSEDKSGEFTMDNSTGNIEFNHVDFSYIPGKQVLHDFNLKVKAGQKVALVGSTGSGKTTVVNLLMRFYDIDNGSITIDGVNIKDIDCENLRKNTAIVLQDTVLFADTVKNNLLYSRQDATDTEIIAAAKKANCHNMIMHLPDGYDSMLAKDGQNLSQGQRQLLSIARAFVASPKILILDEATSSVDTRTEKKIQDAMTNLMKNRTSLIIAHRLSTIQDADVIVVMDNGRVVETGNHESLLSAKGRYYELYMTQFAGKAI